A genomic stretch from Setaria italica strain Yugu1 chromosome VII, Setaria_italica_v2.0, whole genome shotgun sequence includes:
- the LOC101773725 gene encoding ABC transporter B family member 19, translating to MAEDAGKAEAGSCSGGGGCEAVKKRPEQSVAFHELFGFADPLDWLLMAAGSAGAVVHGAAMPVFFLLFGELVNGFGKNQHNLRRMTDEVSKYSLYFVYLGLVVCASSYLEIACWMYTGERQVGALRRRYLEAVLRQDVGFFDTDARTGDVVFSVSTDTLLVQDAIGEKVGNFIHYLATFLAGLVVGFVSAWRLALLSIAVIPGIAFAGGLYAYTLTGLTSKSRDSYANAGIIAEQAIAQVRTVYSYVGETKALNSYSEAIQNTLKLGYKAGMAKGLGIGCTYGIACMSWALVFWYAGVFIRNGQTDGGKAFTAIFSAIVGGLSLGQSFSNLGAFSKGKIAGYKLLEVIRQRPTIVQDTADGRCLDEVHGNIEFKEVAFSYPSRPDVMIFRDFSLFFPAGKTAAVVGGSGSGKSTVVALIERFYDPNQGQVLLDNVDIKTLQLKWLRDQIGLVNQEPALFATTILENILYGKPDATMAEVEAAATSANAHSFIALLPNGYNTHVGERGLQLSGGQKQRIAIARAMLKNPKILLLDEATSALDAGSESIVQEALDRLMVGRTTVVVAHRLSTIRCVDMIAVIQQGQVVETGTHDELLAKGSSGAYAALIRFQETARNRACPSTRKSRSSRLSNSLSTRSLSLRSGSLRNLSYSYSTGADGRIEMVSNADNDRKYPAPRGYFFKLLKLNAPEWPYTILGAIGSILSGFIGPTFAIVMSNMIEVFYYRNPNKMESKTREYVFIYIGTGLYAVVAYLVQHYFFSIMGENLTTRVRRMMLAVILRNDVGWFDQEENNSSLVAARLATDAADVKSAIAERISVILQNMTSLLVSFVVGFIIEWRVALLILITFPLLVLANFAQQLSMKGFAGDTAKAHAKTSMIAGEGVSNIRTVAAFNAQDKILSLFCGELRVPQMYSLRRSQISGALFGLSQLSLYASEALILWFGAHLVRTHVSTFSKVIKVFVVLVITANSVAETVSLAPEIVRGGESIRSVFAILNSRTRIDPDEPDTEQVESVRGEIDFRHVDFAYPTRPDVMVFKDFSLRIRAGQSQALVGASGSGKSTVIALIERFYDPLAGKVMIDGRDIRRLNLKSLRLKIGLVQQEPVLFATSILENIAYGKDGATEEEVVEAAKAANVHGFVSALPDGYRTPVGERGVQLSGGQKQRIAIARAVLKDPAVLLLDEATSALDAESECVLQEALERIMKGRTAVLVAHRLSTIRGVDSIAVVQDGRVVEQGSHGDLVSRPDGAYSRLLQLQLHHG from the exons ATGGCGGAGGATGCGGggaaggcggaggcggggagctgcagcggcggtggcgggtgcGAGGCGGTCAAGAAGCGGCCGGAGCAGAGCGTGGCGTTCCACGAGCTGTTCGGCTTCGCGGACCCGCTGGACTGGCTGCTCATGGCGGCCGGGAGCGCGGGCGCCGTCGTGCACGGCGCCGCCATGCcggtcttcttcctcctcttcggcGAGCTCGTCAACGGCTTCGGCAAGAACCAGCACAACCTCCGACGCATGACGGACGAGGTGTCCAAG TACTCGCTCTATTTCGTCTACCTCGGCCTCGTCGTCTGCGCCTCGTCGTACCTGG AAATCGCGTGCTGGATGTACACGGGGGAGCGCCAGGTGGGCGCGCTGCGGCGGCGCTACCTGGAGGCCGTGCTGCGGCAGGACGTGGGCTTCTTCGACACCGACGCGCGCACCGGCGACGTCGTCTTCAGCGTCTCCACGGACACGCTCCTCGTCCAGGACGCCATTGGCGAGAAG GTCGGCAACTTCATCCACTACCTCGCGACGTTCCTGGCCGGGCTGGTCGTCGGGTTCGTCTCGGCCTGGCGGTTGGCGCTACTCAGCATCGCCGTCATCCCGGGCATCGCCTTCGCCGGCGGGCTGTACGCATACACGCTCACCGGCCTCACCTCCAAGAGCCGGGACTCGTACGCCAATGCCGGAATCATAGCCGAGCAG GCTATCGCCCAGGTGAGGACGGTCTACTCTTATGTGGGGGAGACCAAGGCTCTGAATTCGTACTCGGAGGCGATTCAGAACACACTGAAGCTTGGGTACAAGGCCGGGATGGCGAAGGGGCTTGGCATTGGCTGCACCTATGGAATTGCTTGTATGTCATGGGCATTGGTGTTCTGGTATGCTGGCGTGTTCATCCGGAATGGCCAGACAGATGGTGGGAAGGCCTTCACTGCAATTTTCTCAGCAATCGTCGGCGGACT GAGCCTGGGGCAATCATTTTCAAATCTTGGAGCATTCAGCAAAGGGAAAATTGCGGGCTACAAGCTGCTGGAGGTGATAAGGCAGAGGCCAACGATAGTTCAGGACACTGCGGATGGAAGGTGCCTCGATGAAGTTCATGGCAACATAGAATTCAAGGAAGTGGCATTCAGCTATCCTTCACGCCCGGATGTCATGATTTTCCGTGActtttctctcttcttccccGCTGGAAAAACTGCTGCAGTTGTTGGAGGCAGTGGGTCTGGAAAGAGCACTGTTGTTGCTCTCATTGAGCGGTTTTATGATCCTAATCAGG GGCAAGTTTTGCTGGACAATGTGGACATCAAGACGCTGCAATTGAAGTGGCTCAGGGATCAGATTGGTTTGGTGAATCAAGAGCCGGCCCTTTTTGCAACTACAATCCTTGAGAATATTCTTTATGGCAAGCCTGATGCCACGATGGCTGAGGTTGAGGCTGCTGCTACTTCAGCCAATGCCCATAGCTTCATTGCTCTTCTTCCTAACGGCTACAACACTCAT gTGGGTGAGAGGGGGCTGCAGCTCTCTGGTGGTCAGAAGCAACGTATTGCCATTGCCCGTGCAATGCTGAAGAATCCAAAGATCCTGCTTCTAGATGAGGCCACAAGTGCACTTGATGCTGGTTCAGAGAGTATTGTTCAAGAAGCCCTTGATCGCTTAATGGTTGGAAGGACCACCGTTGTGGTTGCACATAGATTATCGACCATAAGATGTGTTGACATGATCGCCGTGATCCAGCAAGGGCAAGTTGTTGAGACTGGTACTCATGATGAACTCCTTGCCAAGGGTAGCTCAGGAGCTTATGCCGCTCTCATAAGATTTCAAGAGACAGCTAGAAACCGTGCGTGCCCATCAACCCGCAAGTCCCGGTCATCCCGCTTGAGCAACTCCCTGTCCACGCGGTCACTGAGCCTCAGGTCAGGAAGCTTGAGGAACCTGAGCTACTCATACAGCACGGGCGCTGACGGCCGCATTGAGATGGTTTCCAACGCCGACAATGACCGGAAGTACCCAGCACCAAGGGGTTACTTCTTCAAACTCCTTAAGCTGAATGCACCGGAGTGGCCCTACACCATACTGGGCGCCATTGGGTCCATCCTGTCTGGGTTTATTGGACCGACATTCGCCATTGTGATGAGCAACATGATCGAAGTGTTCTATTACCGGAACCCCAACAAAATGGAAAGCAAGACCAGGGAGTACGTGTTCATTTACATCGGCACTGGGCTGTATGCCGTTGTCGCGTACCTCGTCCAGCACTACTTCTTCAGCATCATGGGCGAGAACCTGACCACCAGGGTGCGGAGGATGATGCTCGCCG TGATCTTGAGGAACGATGTGGGATGGTTCGATCAGGAGGAGAACAATTCCAGCCTAGTTGCGGCTCGCCTCGCCACCGACGCTGCGGACGTGAAGTCTGCCATCGCTGAGCGCATATCGGTCATCCTGCAGAACATGACCTCCCTCCTCGTGTCCTTCGTGGTCGGCTTCATCATTGAGTGGCGGGTcgccctcctcatcctcatcaccTTCCCACTCCTCGTGCTTGCCAACTTCGCCCAG CAACTGTCGATGAAGGGCTTCGCGGGCGACACCGCCAAGGCGCACGCCAAGACGAGCATGATCGCCGGGGAGGGCGTGAGCAACATCCGCACGGTGGCGGCGTTCAACGCGCAGGACAAGATCCTGTCCCTCTTCTGCGGCGAGCTGCGCGTGCCGCAGATGTACAGCCTGCGCCGCAGCCAGATCTCCGGCGCGCTCTTCGGCCTCTCCCAGCTCTCGCTGTACGCCTCGGAGGCGCTCATCCTCTGGTTCGGTGCGCACCTCGTCCGCACCCACGTGTCCACCTTCTCCAAGGTCATCAAGGTGTTCGTGGTCCTGGTGATCACGGCCAACTCCGTCGCCGAGACCGTCAGCCTCGCGCCGGAGATCGTCCGCGGCGGGGAGTCCATCCGCTCCGTGTTCGCCATCCTCAACAGCCGGACGCGCATCGACCCCGACGAGCCGGACACGGAGCAGGTGGAGTCGGTCCGCGGCGAGATCGACTTCCGCCACGTCGACTTCGCGTACCCGACGCGCCCCGACGTGATGGTGTTCAAGGACTTCAGCCTGAGGATCCGGGCCGGGCAGAGCCAGGCGCTGGTCGGCGCCAGCGGGTCCGGGAAGAGCACCGTCATTGCCCTCATCGAGCGCTTCTACGACCCGCTCGCCGGCAAGGTGATGATCGACGGCAGGGACATCCGGCGGCTCAACCTCAAGTCCCTTCGCCTCAAGATCGGGCTGGTGCAGCAGGAACCCGTGCTGTTCGCCACCAGCATCCTGGAGAACATCGCCTACGGGAAGGacggcgcgacggaggaggaggtggtggaggccgccAAGGCGGCCAACGTGCACGGCTTCGTCAGCGCGCTCCCCGACGGGTACCGGACCCCcgtgggcgagcgcggcgtGCAGCTCTCCGGCGGGCAGAAGCAGCGCATCGCCATCGCGCGCGCGGTGCTCAAGGACCCCGCCGTGCTGCTGCTGGACGAGGCGACCAGCGCGCTGGACGCCGAGTCCGAGTGCGTGCTGCAGGAGGCGCTGGAGCGCATCATGAAGGGACGCACGGCGGTGCTGGTGGCGCACCGGCTGTCCACGATCCGGGGCGTGGACTCCATCGCCGTCGTGCAGGACGGGCGCGTGGTGGAGCAGGGCAGCCACGGGGACCTCGTGTCCAGGCCCGACGGTGCCTACTCgaggctgctgcagctgcagctacACCACGGCTGA
- the LOC101772899 gene encoding aldose 1-epimerase, whose amino-acid sequence MARGELFLAALCVVVASALAANADARKMVGVYELRKGDFSVKVTNWGATIMSVILPDSKGNLADVVLGRDTVAQYVNDTSFFGPVAGRVAQRIAQGRFVLDGKVYHLNINDGRNTLQGGGRGFHKVIWTVREYVCAGDSPYITLYYRSFDGEQGFPGNLDVHVTYRVSSPYTLGVHMNATALDKATPVNLLQHTYWNLGGHGSGDVLGHALRLAASRYTPLDGEMLPSSGRVAPVAGTPFDFRAPTPIGARIRQVMGGRVVGYDANYVVDGEPGRMRPVAAVRDGASGRALELWGNQPCVQLYTANWLNHTEGKGGEVYDRWAGFCLETQGYPDAVNHPEFPSQILRHGQVYRHDMVFKLSF is encoded by the exons ATGGCGAGAGGTGAGCTGTTCCTTGCGGCGCTGTGCGTCGTCGTGGCCTCCGCTCTGGCCGCGAACGCCGACGCAAGGAAGATGGTCGGCGTGTACGAGCTCAGGAAGGGGGATTTCTCCGTCAAGGTCACCAACTGGGGCGCCACGATCATGTCGGTTATCCTCCCCGACTCCAAAG GGAACTTGGCTGACGTTGTTCTTGGCAGGGACACCGTCGCTCAATACGTT AACGACACTTCTTTCTTCGGCCCGGTGGCCGGCCGCGTAGCACAGAGGATAGCCCAGGGCCGcttcgtcctcgacggcaaagTCTACCATCTGAACATCAACGACGGCAGGAACACGCTTCAAG GTGGTGGCAGAGGATTCCACAAAGTCATCTGGACGGTGAGGGAGTACGTCTGCGCCGGCGACTCCCCCTACATCACCTTGTACTACCGCAGCTTCGACGGCGAGCAAGGCTTCCCGGGGAACCTGGACGTGCACGTGACGTACCGCGTGTCGTCGCCGTACACGCTGGGCGTGCACATGAACGCGACGGCGCTGGACAAGGCGACGCCGGTGAACCTCCTGCAGCACACGTACTGGAACCTGGGCGGGCACGGCAGCGGCGACGTCCTGGGCCacgcgctccgcctcgccgcgtCGCGCTACACCCCGCTGGACGGCGAGATGCTCCCGTCGTCGGGCCGCGTCGCGCCCGTCGCCGGCACGCCCTTCGACTTCCGGGCCCCGACTCCCATCGGCGCGCGCATCCGCCAGGTCATGGGCGGCAGAGTCGTCGGGTACGACGCTAACTACGTCGTCGACGGGGAGCCGGGGCGCATGCGGCcagtggcggcggtgcgggacGGCGCGTCGGGCAGGGCGCTGGAGCTGTGGGGCAACCAGCCGTGCGTGCAGCTCTACACGGCCAACTGGCTGAACCACACCGAGGGGAAGGGCGGCGAGGTGTACGACCGGTGGGCCGGGTTCTGCCTGGAGACGCAAGGGTACCCGGACGCCGTGAACCACCCCGAGTTCCCGTCGCAGATCCTGAGGCACGGCCAGGTGTACAGGCACGACATGGTCTTCAAACTCTCGTTCTAA
- the LOC101773313 gene encoding pectinesterase — MAKALLGGLSAILVVAVVVGVVATVTRSGKKAGDSFTVPGEASLATSGKSVQSLCAPTLYKESCEKTLSGATNGTENPKDVFHSVAKVALESVKSAMEQSKAIGEAKSSDSMTESAREDCKKLLEDAVDDLKGMLEMAGGDIKVLFSRSDDLETWLTGVMTFMDTCIDGFVDEKLKADMHSVLRNATELSSNALAITNSLGGLLKKLDLDMFKKDSRRRLLSEQDEQGYPVWMRSPERKLMAAGNQPKPNAVVAQDGSGQFKSIQQAVDAMPKGNTGRYVIYVKAGLYNEMVMIPKDKVNIFMYGDGPKKTRVTGRKSFADGITTMKTATFSIEASGFICKNMGFHNTAGAERHQAVALRVQGDLAAFYNCRFDAFQDTLYVHARRQFFRNCVISGTIDFIFGNSAAVFQNCLIITRRPMDNQQNSVTAHGRTDPNMKSGLVIQNCRLVPDQKLFPDRFKIPSYLGRPWKEFSRLVIMESTIADFIKPEGYMPWNGDFGLKTLYYAEYNNRGPGAGTSQRVKWPGYRGVITRQEAEQFTAGPFIDGATWLKFTGTPNILGFKF, encoded by the exons ATGGCAAAGGCTCTCCTAGGTGGCCTGTCGGCGATCCTCGTCGTGGCGGTGGTCGTCGGCGTGGTCGCCACCGTGACCCGCTCCGGCAAGAAGGCCGGCGACAGCTTCACCGTCCCCGGGGAGGCCTCCCTTGCCACCTCCGGCAAGTCGGTCCAGTCGCTGTGCGCGCCGACTCTGTACAAGGAGTCGTGCGAGAAGACCCTGTCCGGGGCCACCAATGGCACCGAGAACCCCAAGGACGTCTTCCACAGCGTCGCCAAGGTGGCGCTGGAGTCGGTCAAGTCGGCGATGGAGCAGtccaaggccatcggcgaggccAAGTCCAGCGACTCCATGACGGAGAGCGCGCGCGAGGACTGCAAGAAGCTCCTCGAGGACGCCGTCGACGACCTCAAGGGCATGCTcgagatggccggcggcgacatCAAGGTGCTCTTCAGCCGCTCCGACGACCTCGAGACGTGGCTCACGGGCGTGATGACGTTCATGGACACCTGCATCGACGGGTTCGTGGACGAGAAGCTCAAGGCCGACATGCACTCCGTGCTGCGCAACGCCACCGAACTCAGCAGCAACGCGCTCGCCATCACCAACAGCCTCGGCGGCCTCCTGAAGAAGCTGGACCtcgacatgttcaagaaggactcgcgccgccgcctcctgtcGGAGCAGGACGAGCAGGGCTACCCCGTGTGGATGAGGTCGCCGGAGAGGAAGCTGATGGCGGCGGGCAACCAGCCGAAGCCGAACGCCGTGGTGGCCCAGGACGGCAGCGGGCAGTTCAAGTCCATCCAGCAGGCCGTGGACGCCATGCCCAAGGGCAACACGGGCAGGTACGTCATCTACGTGAAGGCCGGCCTATACAACGAGATGGTGATGATCCCCAAGGACAAGgtcaacatcttcatgtacGGCGACGGGCCCAAGAAAACCCGCGTCACCGGCCGCAAGAGCTTCGCCGACGGCATCACCACCATGAAGACCGCCACCTTCT CCATCGAGGCGTCCGGGTTCATCTGCAAGAACATGGGGTTCCACAACACGGCCGGCGCGGAGAGGCACCAGGCGGTGGCGCTCCGTGTGCAGGGCGACCTGGCGGCGTTCTACAACTGCCGGTTCGACGCGTTCCAGGACACGCTGTACGTGCACGCCAGGCGCCAGTTCTTCCGCAACTGCGTCATATCCGGGACCATCGACTTCATCTTCGGCAACTCGGCGGCCGTGTTCCAGAACTGCCTCATCATCACGCGGCGGCCCATGGACAACCAGCAGAACTCGGTGACGGCGCACGGGCGCACCGACCCCAACATGAAGTCCGGCCTCGTCATCCAGAACTGCCGCCTGGTGCCCGACCAGAAGCTCTTCCCCGACCGCTTCAAGATCCCCTCCTACCTGGGCCGGCCATGGAAGGAGTTCTCGCGCCTCGTCATCATGGAGAGCACCATCGCCGACTTCATCAAGCCCGAGGGGTACATGCCATGGAACGGCGACTTCGGGCTCAAGACGCTCTACTACGCCGAGTACAACAACCGCGGCCCGGGAGCCGGCACCAGCCAGAGGGTCAAGTGGCCCGGGTACCGCGGCGTCATCACCAGGCAGGAGGCCGAGCAGTTCACCGCCGGGCCGTTCATCGACGGTGCGACATGGCTCAAGTTCACCGGCACGCCCAACATCCTCGGGTTCAAGTTCTAA